One window of Alosa alosa isolate M-15738 ecotype Scorff River unplaced genomic scaffold, AALO_Geno_1.1 AALO_1.0_unplaced_234, whole genome shotgun sequence genomic DNA carries:
- the LOC125290221 gene encoding histone H3: protein MARTKQTARKSTGGKAPRKQLATKAARKSAPATGGVKKPHRYRPGTVALREIRRYQKSTELLIRKLPFQRLVREIAQDFKTDLRFQSSAVMALQEASEAYLVGLFEDTNLCAIHAKRVTIMPKDIQLARRIRGERA, encoded by the coding sequence ATGGCCAGAACAAAGCAAACTGCCCGCAAATCTACCGGAGGCAAGGCTCCGAGGAAGCAGCTCGCCACCAAGGCTGCGCGTAAAAGCGCACCTGCAACCGGTGGCGTGAAAAAGCCTCACCGTTACAGGCCTGGCACCGTGGCTCTGAGAGAAATCCGTCGTTACCAGAAGTCCACTGAACTGCTGATCCGCAAGCTGCCCTTCCAGCGTCTGGTCAGGGAAATCGCTCAGGATTTCAAGACAGATCTGCGCTTCCAGAGCTCTGCGGTCATGGCTCTTCAGGAGGCTAGCGAGGCTTACCTCGTCGGTCTGTTCGAGGACACAAATCTGTGCGCCATCCACGCCAAGAGAGTCACTATCATGCCCAAGGACATCCAGCTGGCTCGTCGTATCCGTGGGGAGCGTGCTTAA